A segment of the Chryseobacterium scophthalmum genome:
TTAGAAATTAGAGATAGCGTTCCTACGGAACGCGCCCTCATCACACCATTGAATTGCTACACAGATAGGATTCCTACGGAATCCGCCCTTACAATTCAACCAAATAAAAATAAAAAATATGCCCTGGAATCCTGAAGTTTACAACCAATTTAAAAATATCCGTTATCAGCCTTTTTTCGATCTGATGAATTTAATTTCGCCTGATAATCTCAAGAAAGCAATTGACATCGGTTGCGGAACGGGCGAACAGACTCATATACTTTCAGAGAAATTTGAAAAAGCCGAGTTTTTAGGAATTGATTCTTCTGCTGAAATGCTTCAGAAATCTTTAGAATTTAAAAATGAAAATTTAAGCTTTAAGCAAAAAACGGTTGAAGAATTATACGATTCAGAAGAAAAATGGGATTTGATTTTTAGCAATGCTGCTTTGCAATGGTCCGATGATCACAAAAAATTATTTACCAAGCTGCTTTCTTTATTAAGTGAGAACGGGCAATTTGCTGTTCAAATGCCGATTCAATCAGAGAATATACTTAATCAAATTTTGTTTCAGCTTGCTTCGGAAGAACCTTACAAAACACAACTTCAAAATTGGAACAGGGTTTCTCCGGTTTTAAGTTTGGATGAATATGCTAAAATGATGTTTGATGCCGGGTTGAAAGATTTAAATATCTCTATAAAAGTTTATCCAATTATTGCTGATAATGCAGAACAACTCTTTCAATTTATTTCAGGTTCGGCTTTGATTCCGTATTTGGAAAGATTGGATGAAGAGAACAAAGAAAAATTTATCATCGAATATAAAAAGCGTATTGCTGAAAAATTTGAAACATTTCCTGCGATTTATGCATTTAAAAGAATGTTGCTTTACGGAAAAAAATAAATGAAGCTTTTTCTGAAAAAATTAATTCCCCGAATAACGGGGAATTTCATTTATGCCTAGAATCGTTTGTTGAAAGCTTATAGCATAATAAAAGCTTTCATGGGAATTAGTTTGATAACTTTTTTATCTATCACAAAATAACGGATTTCGGTTAGAGCAAAATAGAGTATAAATACGGTATTTAAAAATCAGTATTTTTACTGATGGAGTTTTAATTTAAATATTTTTAGAACTAAAAATTAAGACATTAGTTTTCTCAAAAGTCCTTTATTTAGTACTTTTGTATAAATCGAATATAGACTAAAAATGAGTGATTTTGTAACATCAGAAATTAAAAATAATATTGCCGAAATTACTTTCGGAACAGCAAAAAGTAATGCTCTTCCCGGAGCAATTCTTGAAAAATTAGCGGAAACAATTTTAGAAGAAGGAGCTAAAAAAGAAGTAAAAGCAATTCTTGTAAAAAGTGAGGGTGAAAAAGCATTCTGTGCTGGTGCAAGTTTTGATGAGCTTTTGGCAATTGAAGAACTGGAAGCATCTACCAAATTTTTCGGAGGTTTTGCTAAAGTTTTAAATGCGATGAGAAACTGTGGCAAAATTGTAGTGGTAAGAGTTCAGGGGAAAACTACCGGTGGCGGAGTAGGATTGGCTTGTGGTGCAGATTACTGTTTTGCAACCAAAGATTCTGCTTTGGCTTTAACCGAAATTAATTTGGGGATCGGACCTTTCGTAATCGGACCTTACGTAGAAAGAAAAATCGGAAAATCTCAGTTTTCGGCGATGGCAATTGATGCAGATTTCAGATCGGCAGATTGGGCAGAGCAACATAATATTTATCATTCTGTTTCAGAAAATATTGCTGAGATGGATTCTAAATTAGATAAATTCTTAAACACTTTGGCTACAAGAAGTGAAGACGCTTTAGCTTTAATTAAAAAAGTTTCTTGGGAAGGAACGGAACATTTCAATGAGTTAATGCCTGCGAGAATTCACATGAGTGCAAGTTTAATTCTCGAAGATTCTGCTAAGAAAAATATTGAGGCAATTAAAGAAAGATTAAGAGCAAAATAAAATTTGAATGGTTGTGTAAATACCATTATTATTAAATAAACAAGAAAACCACTCTATAAAAAGGGTGGTTTTCCTGTATAAAGTGGCGGATTGGCAAAGTAGTTTTGTATTAAATAATTTATAAAACTTTTATTATGAAATCAAGCTTTTTTTTATTCCTGATGTCTATCTCCACTTTATTTATAAGCTGTAAGAATGATGATGACGAAGAAGTTGTACCACAGCCACAAGCTTTTACTTATAGTACTGTGGCGGGGATGAGCACCGGAACTACATCTGTTGCTGGCACTACTGTACCTGCAGGATATACATGGAGCGAAGTAAAAGCACCTCAAAGTACTTGGGGACTTAATGGAACGGTTACTGACCGTATGCTTGCAGATGATTTTCAGATTCCTTCAGGTGAAAAATGGAATATCCAAAACTTTTATTTCTATGCCTACCAAACTGGTTTCTCCGGAACTACTTTCCCGGTAAATGAATTTTATTTTGAAATATATTCTTCTGATCCTGCAGTGGTAGGAGCCGTGAAGATTTATGGAGATACAACGACCAACCGTTATGGTTCTTCAGAAGAAACCAAATGGTACAGAATATTGCAAGGACAGCCGGATAATACAACCAGAAAAATTTATAAAATGAAAATAAATGCGCCAGATCTTAATTTGTCTGCAGGTACTTATTGGATTAAATGGGGATCGAAAACTTCTACAGGAACGCATTTTTATCCGCAGTTTCCTCATGATGCAGCAAAAGTAAACAATGCACAACAGTTCGTTGTTTCAAGCTCAACATGGGTGAATCTAGATGATGGTGGACAAAGAGTAAGTATGCCATTTGAAATTTCTGGAACTAAACTTCCTAACTAAGAAAACTATAAAAACTAAGACTAAACCTACCAAATCACAAAGAAACCATTCTGACCTTCAGAATGGTTTTTATTTATAATCAAAACAGCTATTTAATAATTATTTAGGCTTATTTTTTCTCTAGATATTCTGATTTTAATAAGGAATATAAAACAGAATCTTCAAAAATTCCATCTACTAAATAATGACCCCGAAGGTTTCCCTCTCGGGTAAAACCAAAATAATCTAACAATTTTTTTGATGGGTTATTGTTTTCATCGATCAAAGCTTCAATTCTGTTGAGCTGCATTTCTTCAAAGCCAAACTCAAGCACTTTTTCAACAGCTTCTTTCATAAAACCTTTGTTTTTAAATTCATCAGCATTTAATGCATAACCAATTTCTGCGCGATGATGTTGAGGATTCCAGGTATGAAAACCGCAATTCCCAATAATTACTGAGCTTTGCTTTTCTACAATCTGAAAGTTCAACATTTTTCGATTGTAAGATTGATAACCTTGTTGATGGATTTTTTTCTGTCGGTCAAAATTTTCATCTGTTCTGATGCCTAATATTTTCTTAATTTCGTCATCATTATTCAATTCAAAAATCTGATTCATTGTTTCAGAATCTAATTTTTGAATCAGAAGACGTTCTGTTTCTATTGTTTCAAATGTCATTTTTTTCGTTTAAATAATTATTTTCTCGCAGATTGTGCAAATTTAGCAGATATAAAACAGTAAAATGAAATCTGCTTAATCAAAAAAATCTGCGTGAGATGTATTGAAATTTAGCTTTTCAATAAATTAATTGAAACCGTTGCCAACTCAGAATTAGGGAACTTTCTGAATAGTTCTTTATCAATCTGCAATCCTGTTTCTAAGCAAATCTTTTTATAAACATCAACTTCCAAAATATATTGGTCAGAAAAACCATGCGTCGCTTCATAAGCTGTTGCCGGAGTTTTGCCTAAATTTTCGCTTGTCAGTTTAGAATCTAAAGCATGAAGTTCAATAATTAAAAGTCCATTTTTTCTGATGTACGGAAGCCAAAGTTCCAAATGTTCTTTCAGGCTTTCTTCCACTAAATTATTCGGAAGCCTTTTTCCTCGATAAGCAAACGCTCCGGTTGAAGTGCTGATTCTTGTAGGATGATTGTTTTCCGGAGTTTTCCAAACTCTGTTATGATCTAAAAATGTTCTGATATTCAGTAAATCTGAAAGATCAATTTCATAATTTTCTTTTAAATCATCGGCTAATTGTTTCGGATTTCCAATGTCACCCCAAATTACTTTTGCCCAAATATCGTTGTTGATGAGATTGGCTCTGGTTACTTTCAAAGCAGCTTGATTGTAATCTGCACCTACCAAAAACAAAGGATGTTCTTCGAGCATCTTCCCACGAATGGTATATCTTTCTATGGTTTCGAATATATGTTGAATAAAAGCACCATTTCCGCAACCCATATCTAAAACACCTTTCGGCTGAAGATGGATAGGCTGATTGAAAATTTGAATAATAAAATCATTCGCCACCTTAAAATAATTGGAATGTGAACCGCCACTTCCCCAAACATTCATTGCACGGTCAACGTGAATTTCGTCTTCACCATCTGAAATTTCTCTTATTTTTGAAGCATTACCAAATAAAAGATCATTCATTTTATTGAGCAACGGAAGGTAAGAAACCGTAACTCCGTATGACGGAGCTCTTTTGGCAAAATAAATTCCGGTTTCGGTAAATTTATAATTGTCGCCGGTCTTTTTAAACCAGCCCAAATAAGCCAGGAAGTCTAGTATCACTTCAAAATTTTCCGAATTTTTATGAAACTCTGCCGCCTGAAATGAAGTCTCCATAAAGTATTTATGAAACATTCCTGTCATTCCGAGATATACGATGACAGGACCAATGATGCAACCTTCAATATGTTTTAAAATCTGTTTCTGAATTTCTTTTTCTTCATTATCATCAGAAAGCTGAATTCCAAAATGATCTTTCACAGAATCGCTCAATCGTGTAAATTCTTCAATAAATGAATTTTCGTTGATCTGATTTTTAATATCCGTAGAATGTTTTAAAAAAGAAATTACCTTAAGGTATAGCAAACTGTATTTTTGCAGAAACTGAGTTTTTCCATTAGCTGAAAATAATATTCGATCAGTCTCGTTATCGACCTCATAATCTAAAAAACCTTGCGATGCCAAAGCTCGAATCGCAACATTCAAATACCCTTCGTTGGCTTTCAACTCTTCAGAAAGTTCGCTCAAAGACATTTTTTGTCGCTCGATAACCAAAGCAATGATTTCTTTTTTCATCAACGAAGCTACGATAGGTGCTGTAACGACGCCATCCAAATGCCTGAATATTTCTGAGCGCAAAGTTTCTTTGTCCATACAATACGTTTTTTTAAAGTTAAGAATTTGAATAAAATATTTCAATAAAAGTTTTGTTATTTGAAAATTAAATATAACTTTGTAATTCAAAGTTCTTTTTATATGGAATCAAAAAACTATCACGAAGACTTATCGCACATTCGTTCTATGATGGAACGATCTTCAAGGTTTATTTCATTAAGTGGATTATCCGGAGTTGTTGCTGGTTTAGCGGCAATACTTGGTGCTGCTTATGTTTATTATGTTTTTGAAAGGGAAGGGCTCAATTATTTTGATGGTGACAGAATCACTTTCAGTAAAAGTATGATCAATGAATTGGTCATTACCGGAACTGTGATTTTGGTGGTTGCCGTCTTAAGTGGATATTTTTTTACAGCCAATAAAAGTAAAAAGAAAGGTTTGAAAATCTGGGATGCGACAACTAAAAGACTTTTGTTTACCTTTGCAATCCCTTTAGTGACGGGTGGATTTGTTTGTTTGGGCTTGTTGTACCATCATCTTTTTTCATTGGTTGCTCCGGCTACTTTGATTTTTTACGGATTGGCGTTGGTAAATGCAGAACGATATACTTTAACAGATATAAAATATTTAGGATAT
Coding sequences within it:
- a CDS encoding methyltransferase domain-containing protein, giving the protein MPWNPEVYNQFKNIRYQPFFDLMNLISPDNLKKAIDIGCGTGEQTHILSEKFEKAEFLGIDSSAEMLQKSLEFKNENLSFKQKTVEELYDSEEKWDLIFSNAALQWSDDHKKLFTKLLSLLSENGQFAVQMPIQSENILNQILFQLASEEPYKTQLQNWNRVSPVLSLDEYAKMMFDAGLKDLNISIKVYPIIADNAEQLFQFISGSALIPYLERLDEENKEKFIIEYKKRIAEKFETFPAIYAFKRMLLYGKK
- a CDS encoding class I SAM-dependent methyltransferase, whose amino-acid sequence is MDKETLRSEIFRHLDGVVTAPIVASLMKKEIIALVIERQKMSLSELSEELKANEGYLNVAIRALASQGFLDYEVDNETDRILFSANGKTQFLQKYSLLYLKVISFLKHSTDIKNQINENSFIEEFTRLSDSVKDHFGIQLSDDNEEKEIQKQILKHIEGCIIGPVIVYLGMTGMFHKYFMETSFQAAEFHKNSENFEVILDFLAYLGWFKKTGDNYKFTETGIYFAKRAPSYGVTVSYLPLLNKMNDLLFGNASKIREISDGEDEIHVDRAMNVWGSGGSHSNYFKVANDFIIQIFNQPIHLQPKGVLDMGCGNGAFIQHIFETIERYTIRGKMLEEHPLFLVGADYNQAALKVTRANLINNDIWAKVIWGDIGNPKQLADDLKENYEIDLSDLLNIRTFLDHNRVWKTPENNHPTRISTSTGAFAYRGKRLPNNLVEESLKEHLELWLPYIRKNGLLIIELHALDSKLTSENLGKTPATAYEATHGFSDQYILEVDVYKKICLETGLQIDKELFRKFPNSELATVSINLLKS
- a CDS encoding enoyl-CoA hydratase/isomerase family protein gives rise to the protein MSDFVTSEIKNNIAEITFGTAKSNALPGAILEKLAETILEEGAKKEVKAILVKSEGEKAFCAGASFDELLAIEELEASTKFFGGFAKVLNAMRNCGKIVVVRVQGKTTGGGVGLACGADYCFATKDSALALTEINLGIGPFVIGPYVERKIGKSQFSAMAIDADFRSADWAEQHNIYHSVSENIAEMDSKLDKFLNTLATRSEDALALIKKVSWEGTEHFNELMPARIHMSASLILEDSAKKNIEAIKERLRAK
- a CDS encoding GNAT family N-acetyltransferase, translated to MTFETIETERLLIQKLDSETMNQIFELNNDDEIKKILGIRTDENFDRQKKIHQQGYQSYNRKMLNFQIVEKQSSVIIGNCGFHTWNPQHHRAEIGYALNADEFKNKGFMKEAVEKVLEFGFEEMQLNRIEALIDENNNPSKKLLDYFGFTREGNLRGHYLVDGIFEDSVLYSLLKSEYLEKK